In the Novosphingobium sp. 9 genome, one interval contains:
- a CDS encoding HU family DNA-binding protein: MNNADLADKLATETGMTKADAKKAVDAVFAAIADAAAAGDEISLNGFGKFKVKDSPAREGRNPSTGETIQIAASKKLTFAPAKAVKDKLNG, from the coding sequence ATGAACAATGCAGACCTCGCCGACAAGCTGGCTACCGAAACCGGCATGACCAAGGCCGACGCCAAGAAGGCGGTCGATGCTGTTTTCGCAGCGATCGCCGATGCCGCCGCAGCCGGTGACGAAATTTCGCTTAACGGCTTCGGAAAGTTCAAGGTCAAGGATTCCCCGGCGCGCGAAGGCCGTAACCCATCGACCGGCGAGACCATCCAGATCGCCGCCTCCAAGAAGCTGACCTTCGCGCCTGCCAAGGCGGTCAAGGACAAGCTCAACGGCTGA
- a CDS encoding response regulator has product MLIVEDEMIVAMNIEDTLMDLGAIVIGPAMRLDTALELAGREEFDVAMLDVNIHGGRSYPVATLLRSRGIPFIFATGYGHASDGEDFSDVATLAKPFRAADLEAALCNALQSRRNVPRKSL; this is encoded by the coding sequence GTGTTGATCGTGGAAGACGAAATGATCGTTGCCATGAATATCGAAGACACTTTGATGGACCTGGGCGCGATCGTGATCGGCCCGGCCATGCGACTGGATACCGCGCTGGAACTCGCCGGACGCGAGGAGTTCGACGTCGCCATGCTGGACGTGAACATTCATGGCGGGCGATCCTATCCGGTCGCCACCCTACTGAGATCGCGCGGCATCCCCTTCATATTTGCCACAGGCTATGGTCATGCGAGCGATGGAGAGGATTTCAGTGACGTTGCGACGCTAGCTAAACCGTTCCGCGCAGCAGATCTCGAAGCAGCACTTTGCAACGCTCTTCAATCGCGGCGGAACGTGCCGCGTAAGTCCTTGTAG